Proteins encoded in a region of the Epinephelus lanceolatus isolate andai-2023 chromosome 20, ASM4190304v1, whole genome shotgun sequence genome:
- the LOC117264509 gene encoding meprin A subunit beta-like isoform X3, with product MALRCIILFYGLGLATAKLTGDTETDVDEGHDWDIFDINEAAGLNLLEGDIEQDKTFRNTIIGDKYRWPTTVPYYLEDSLEMNAKGVILKAFDQYRLKTCLDFTPWKTEKNYISVYKGSGCSSHVGNQRVGKQQLSIGKNCDTLGIVEHEFLHALGFWHEQSRADRDDYITIMWGNIKSGEEHNFIKYNDTVSSALGVPYDYGSVMHYAKTSFSISSKPTIVTKNPQFMDVIGQKMGLSASDLTKLNRLYNCTKSSTFVDSCDFEEENICGMIQAPGHAKWERRSSARGGPKTDFSNMGQCKGKGYFMHFRTASATCGARAFLESRWLYPKPGAQCLQFFLYNSGAADDVLNIQVRQYDKANPSGKLKLFKRISGGVKGSWELHNINLNMTQKARVVFEGVRGKKPSKGGFSLDDINLSSTKCPQHTWHIRNITGLLATTPAGEKLYSPRFLSPAGYSFQVGVYMNGTSDHPGYLATFFHLTSGPNDYKLKWPCPWQQATLALMDQQSDIRQQMNMHKMLTTDPDMKFSDGTEYFWDNPRKVGSKVCESDGSFYYRGPGYGTTAFISHSRLKSRNFIKGDDAFFLFSLEDISDLLVSQPLPRSAVRPDAGLMKAADQGALQAAANNPMLLTAVATSVATAMLVVCVLIIGNTWGMRRRRQQIDKVAILQDIPGFMVLNIR from the exons ATGGCACTCAGGTGCATCATTCTGTTCTATGGCCTTGGACTG GCAACAGCTAAGCTTACAGGTGATACAG AAACTGATGTTGATGAAGGTCATGACTGGGACATCTTTGACATCAATGAAG CTGCAGGGCTGAACCTGCTGGAAGGAGATATCGAACAGGACAAA ACATTCAGAAACACCATCATAGGAGACAAGTACCGCTGGCCAACAACCGTTCCCTACTACCTAGAGGACAGCCTGG AGATGAATGCAAAGGGAGTGATCCTGAAGGCATTTGACCAGTACAGACTGAAGACCTGCCTTGACTTCACACCATGGAAAACAGAGAAGAACTACATCTCTGTGTACAAAGGGAGCGG ATGCTCCTCCCATGTAGGCAACCAGCGTGTGGGGAAGCAGCAGCTGTCCATTGGTAAAAACTGTGATACTCTAGGAATTGTTGAGCATGAGTTCCTGCACGCTCTGGGCTTCTGGCACGAGCAGTCCAGAGCTGACCGTGATGATTACATCACCATCATGTGGGGAAACATCAAATCAG GTGAAGAGCACAACTTCATAAAATACAATGACACAGTGTCCAGCGCGCTCGGCGTTCCCTACGACTACGGCTCTGTCATGCACTACGCCAAGACATCCTTCAGCATCAGCTCCAAGCCCACCATCGTCACCAAGAACCCCCAGTTCATGGATGTGATTGGTCAGAAGATGGGGCTCAGTGCTAGTGACCTAACCAAGCTCAACCGTCTTTACAACTGCA CCAAGTCTTCTACCTTTGTGGACAGCTGTGACTTTGAGGAGGAGAACATTTGTGGGATGATTCAGGCTCCTGGCCACGCAAAGTGGGAACGACGTAGTAGTGCCCGTGGAGGGCCTAAGACTGACTTCTCCAACATGGGACAGTGCAAAG GAAAAGGCTACTTCATGCACTTCCGCACAGCCTCTGCTACATGTGGTGCCCGTGCTTTCCTGGAGAGTCGTTGGCTTTACCCCAAACCTGGTGCCCAGTGTCTGCAGTTCTTCCTTTATAACAGCGGGGCAGCTGATGATGTTCTCAATATCCAGGTGCGACAGTATGACAAGGCCAACCCCAGCGGTAAACTAAAGCTCTTCAAGAGAATTTCAG GAGGTGTCAAGGGCTCCTGGGAACTGCATAACATCAATCTGAATATGACACAGAAGGCCCGTGTGGTTTTTGAGGGTGTGAGGGGAAAGAAACCCTCAAAAGGAGGTTTCTCTTTGgatgacattaacctgtcatccACCAAGTGTCCCCAACACACCTGGCACATCCGCAACATTACAGGCCTGCTAGCCACCACACCAGCAGGAGAAAAATTGTACAGCCCTCGCTTTCTGTCACCAGCTGGTTACTCCTTCCAG GTAGGTGTGTACATGAACGGAACAAGTGACCATCCAGGGTACTTGGCCACCTTCTTCCACCTGACTTCAGGCCCCAATGACTACAAACTCAAGTGGCCATGTCCGTGGCAGCAGGCAACTCTGGCCCTGATGGATCAGCAATCTGACATCAGACAGCAAATGAACATGCACAAAATGCTCACCACTGACCCCGACATGAAGTTCTCTGATG GCACTGAGTACTTCTGGGATAATCCCAGGAAAGTGGGCTCTAAAGTGTGTGAGTCTGATGGCAGCTTTTACTATCGAGGCCCAGGCTACGGAACGACTGCCTTCATCAGCCACAGCAGACTAAAGAGCAGAAACTTCATCAAAGGAGACGATGCCTTCTTCCTCTTCAGTCTGGAAG ATATATCTGATCTGTTGGTATCTCAGCCTCTTCCCCGCTCTGCAGTCCGACCTGATGCAGGTCTGATGAAGGCTGCAGACCAAGGTGCTCTGCAGGCAGCTGCTAATAATCCCATGCTGCTTACAGCTGTGGCAACATCTGTGGCAACAGCCATGTTGGTGGTTTGTGTGCTGATCATAGGGAACACCTgggggatgaggaggaggagacagcagATCGACAAGGTGGCGATCCTACAGGATATACCTGGATTCATGGTATTAAACATTAGG TAG
- the LOC117264967 gene encoding uncharacterized protein LOC117264967 isoform X4, whose amino-acid sequence MIGINGSVVCFLILSVLWTPVRGDAEVSCVFMESCILPCSFQVGTEAVIHWIQVKAGDPRVHSYFLNQDRLAQQDQRFRGRTSLFKDQISRGNASLQLSGVELQDQNTYKCITSTTRRVKESIINLKVDAPVHKVDIQQVENRITCSSEGIYPEPQLTWSTNPPSNMTLQNKTTVHQTEQQLYNINSYLTVSVTDLVYSCTVSTRRNRRRASLRQLPSVSGSSSETTILCTTSNASRTGLIWRFSYSQMILNQTRANVLYTVSKEWRQQVKSVSESGSLTLQHLSSFQEGIYTCELSDDEETYVTNTLLMIEEGATGVIVGVVVGVVVVGVVVVLIAGLVFYCIYKKKLRGPHVELHVTQSNNLLINNA is encoded by the exons ATGATCGGGATTAACGGTTCCGTCGTTTGTTTCCTGATACTGTCTGTCCTGTGGACTCCCGTTAGAGGAG ATGCTGAGGTGTCCTGTGTTTTCATGGAGAGCTGCATCTTACCGTGCAGCTTCCAGGTCGGCACTGAAGCAGTCATCCACTGGATTCAGGTGAAAGCAGGAGACCCTCGTGTCCACTCCTACTTCCTCAACCAAGACCGGCTGGCACAGCAGGACCAGCGCTTCAGAGGCAGGACGTCACTGTTCAAGGACCAGATCTCCAGAGGAAATGCCTCGCTGCAGCTATCAGGGGTGGAGCTTCAGGACCAGAACACATATAAGTGCATCACCAGCACCACCAGACGAGTCAAGGAGTCAATTATCAACCTGAAAGTGGACG CTCCAGTCCATAAGGTCGACATTCAGCAGGTAGAAAACAGGATCACCTGCAGCTCAGAGGGGATCTACCCTGAGCCTCAGCTCACCTGGTCCACCAACCCTCCATCCAACATGACCCTCCAGAACAAAACCACAGTCCATCAGACTGAACAGCAGCTCTACAACATCAACAGTTATCTGACAGTTTCAGTTACTGATCTTGTCTACAGCTGCACCGTCAGCACTCGCAGAAACAGGAGGAGAGCCAGTTTGAGGCAACTGC CTTCTGTCAGTGGTTCCAGCAGTGAAACAACAATACTCTGCACCACTTCAAATGCTTCCCGAACAGGCCTCATCTGGAGGTTCAGCTACAGTCAGATGATCCTGAACCAGACCAGGGCCAACGTCCTCTACACAGTGTCAAAGGAGTGGAGGCAGCAGGTGAAGAGTGTGTCTGAGTCAGGCAGCCTCACACTACAGCACTTATCTTCATTTCAGGAGGGGATATACACCTGTGAGCTCAGTGATGATGAGGAGACATATGTGACAAACACTCTTTTGATGATAGAGGAAG GAGCTACAGGAGTTATTGTAGGCGTGGTGGTTGGAGTCGTTGTGGTTGGAGTCGTGGTTGTATTGATTGCAGGTCTTGTGTTTTACTGCATATATAAAAAG AAACTAAGAGGACCTCACGTGGAACTACATGTCACTCAAAGT AATAACCTACTAATCAACAATGCCTGA
- the LOC117264509 gene encoding meprin A subunit beta-like isoform X4 — translation MALRCIILFYGLGLATAKLTGDTETDVDEGHDWDIFDINEAAGLNLLEGDIEQDKTFRNTIIGDKYRWPTTVPYYLEDSLEMNAKGVILKAFDQYRLKTCLDFTPWKTEKNYISVYKGSGCSSHVGNQRVGKQQLSIGKNCDTLGIVEHEFLHALGFWHEQSRADRDDYITIMWGNIKSGEEHNFIKYNDTVSSALGVPYDYGSVMHYAKTSFSISSKPTIVTKNPQFMDVIGQKMGLSASDLTKLNRLYNCTKSSTFVDSCDFEEENICGMIQAPGHAKWERRSSARGGPKTDFSNMGQCKGKGYFMHFRTASATCGARAFLESRWLYPKPGAQCLQFFLYNSGAADDVLNIQVRQYDKANPSGKLKLFKRISGGVKGSWELHNINLNMTQKARVVFEGVRGKKPSKGGFSLDDINLSSTKCPQHTWHIRNITGLLATTPAGEKLYSPRFLSPAGYSFQVGVYMNGTSDHPGYLATFFHLTSGPNDYKLKWPCPWQQATLALMDQQSDIRQQMNMHKMLTTDPDMKFSDGTEYFWDNPRKVGSKVCESDGSFYYRGPGYGTTAFISHSRLKSRNFIKGDDAFFLFSLEDISDLLVSQPLPRSAVRPDAGLMKAADQGALQAAANNPMLLTAVATSVATAMLVVCVLIIGNTWGMRRRRQQIDKVAILQDIPGFM, via the exons ATGGCACTCAGGTGCATCATTCTGTTCTATGGCCTTGGACTG GCAACAGCTAAGCTTACAGGTGATACAG AAACTGATGTTGATGAAGGTCATGACTGGGACATCTTTGACATCAATGAAG CTGCAGGGCTGAACCTGCTGGAAGGAGATATCGAACAGGACAAA ACATTCAGAAACACCATCATAGGAGACAAGTACCGCTGGCCAACAACCGTTCCCTACTACCTAGAGGACAGCCTGG AGATGAATGCAAAGGGAGTGATCCTGAAGGCATTTGACCAGTACAGACTGAAGACCTGCCTTGACTTCACACCATGGAAAACAGAGAAGAACTACATCTCTGTGTACAAAGGGAGCGG ATGCTCCTCCCATGTAGGCAACCAGCGTGTGGGGAAGCAGCAGCTGTCCATTGGTAAAAACTGTGATACTCTAGGAATTGTTGAGCATGAGTTCCTGCACGCTCTGGGCTTCTGGCACGAGCAGTCCAGAGCTGACCGTGATGATTACATCACCATCATGTGGGGAAACATCAAATCAG GTGAAGAGCACAACTTCATAAAATACAATGACACAGTGTCCAGCGCGCTCGGCGTTCCCTACGACTACGGCTCTGTCATGCACTACGCCAAGACATCCTTCAGCATCAGCTCCAAGCCCACCATCGTCACCAAGAACCCCCAGTTCATGGATGTGATTGGTCAGAAGATGGGGCTCAGTGCTAGTGACCTAACCAAGCTCAACCGTCTTTACAACTGCA CCAAGTCTTCTACCTTTGTGGACAGCTGTGACTTTGAGGAGGAGAACATTTGTGGGATGATTCAGGCTCCTGGCCACGCAAAGTGGGAACGACGTAGTAGTGCCCGTGGAGGGCCTAAGACTGACTTCTCCAACATGGGACAGTGCAAAG GAAAAGGCTACTTCATGCACTTCCGCACAGCCTCTGCTACATGTGGTGCCCGTGCTTTCCTGGAGAGTCGTTGGCTTTACCCCAAACCTGGTGCCCAGTGTCTGCAGTTCTTCCTTTATAACAGCGGGGCAGCTGATGATGTTCTCAATATCCAGGTGCGACAGTATGACAAGGCCAACCCCAGCGGTAAACTAAAGCTCTTCAAGAGAATTTCAG GAGGTGTCAAGGGCTCCTGGGAACTGCATAACATCAATCTGAATATGACACAGAAGGCCCGTGTGGTTTTTGAGGGTGTGAGGGGAAAGAAACCCTCAAAAGGAGGTTTCTCTTTGgatgacattaacctgtcatccACCAAGTGTCCCCAACACACCTGGCACATCCGCAACATTACAGGCCTGCTAGCCACCACACCAGCAGGAGAAAAATTGTACAGCCCTCGCTTTCTGTCACCAGCTGGTTACTCCTTCCAG GTAGGTGTGTACATGAACGGAACAAGTGACCATCCAGGGTACTTGGCCACCTTCTTCCACCTGACTTCAGGCCCCAATGACTACAAACTCAAGTGGCCATGTCCGTGGCAGCAGGCAACTCTGGCCCTGATGGATCAGCAATCTGACATCAGACAGCAAATGAACATGCACAAAATGCTCACCACTGACCCCGACATGAAGTTCTCTGATG GCACTGAGTACTTCTGGGATAATCCCAGGAAAGTGGGCTCTAAAGTGTGTGAGTCTGATGGCAGCTTTTACTATCGAGGCCCAGGCTACGGAACGACTGCCTTCATCAGCCACAGCAGACTAAAGAGCAGAAACTTCATCAAAGGAGACGATGCCTTCTTCCTCTTCAGTCTGGAAG ATATATCTGATCTGTTGGTATCTCAGCCTCTTCCCCGCTCTGCAGTCCGACCTGATGCAGGTCTGATGAAGGCTGCAGACCAAGGTGCTCTGCAGGCAGCTGCTAATAATCCCATGCTGCTTACAGCTGTGGCAACATCTGTGGCAACAGCCATGTTGGTGGTTTGTGTGCTGATCATAGGGAACACCTgggggatgaggaggaggagacagcagATCGACAAGGTGGCGATCCTACAGGATATACCTGGATTCATG TAG
- the LOC117264509 gene encoding meprin A subunit beta-like isoform X1, whose translation MALRCIILFYGLGLATAKLTGDTETDVDEGHDWDIFDINEAAGLNLLEGDIEQDKTFRNTIIGDKYRWPTTVPYYLEDSLEMNAKGVILKAFDQYRLKTCLDFTPWKTEKNYISVYKGSGCSSHVGNQRVGKQQLSIGKNCDTLGIVEHEFLHALGFWHEQSRADRDDYITIMWGNIKSGEEHNFIKYNDTVSSALGVPYDYGSVMHYAKTSFSISSKPTIVTKNPQFMDVIGQKMGLSASDLTKLNRLYNCTKSSTFVDSCDFEEENICGMIQAPGHAKWERRSSARGGPKTDFSNMGQCKGKGYFMHFRTASATCGARAFLESRWLYPKPGAQCLQFFLYNSGAADDVLNIQVRQYDKANPSGKLKLFKRISGGVKGSWELHNINLNMTQKARVVFEGVRGKKPSKGGFSLDDINLSSTKCPQHTWHIRNITGLLATTPAGEKLYSPRFLSPAGYSFQVGVYMNGTSDHPGYLATFFHLTSGPNDYKLKWPCPWQQATLALMDQQSDIRQQMNMHKMLTTDPDMKFSDGTEYFWDNPRKVGSKVCESDGSFYYRGPGYGTTAFISHSRLKSRNFIKGDDAFFLFSLEDISDLLVSQPLPRSAVRPDAGLMKAADQGALQAAANNPMLLTAVATSVATAMLVVCVLIIGNTWGMRRRRQQIDKVAILQDIPGFMVLNIRQPSQHFTSPLTTP comes from the exons ATGGCACTCAGGTGCATCATTCTGTTCTATGGCCTTGGACTG GCAACAGCTAAGCTTACAGGTGATACAG AAACTGATGTTGATGAAGGTCATGACTGGGACATCTTTGACATCAATGAAG CTGCAGGGCTGAACCTGCTGGAAGGAGATATCGAACAGGACAAA ACATTCAGAAACACCATCATAGGAGACAAGTACCGCTGGCCAACAACCGTTCCCTACTACCTAGAGGACAGCCTGG AGATGAATGCAAAGGGAGTGATCCTGAAGGCATTTGACCAGTACAGACTGAAGACCTGCCTTGACTTCACACCATGGAAAACAGAGAAGAACTACATCTCTGTGTACAAAGGGAGCGG ATGCTCCTCCCATGTAGGCAACCAGCGTGTGGGGAAGCAGCAGCTGTCCATTGGTAAAAACTGTGATACTCTAGGAATTGTTGAGCATGAGTTCCTGCACGCTCTGGGCTTCTGGCACGAGCAGTCCAGAGCTGACCGTGATGATTACATCACCATCATGTGGGGAAACATCAAATCAG GTGAAGAGCACAACTTCATAAAATACAATGACACAGTGTCCAGCGCGCTCGGCGTTCCCTACGACTACGGCTCTGTCATGCACTACGCCAAGACATCCTTCAGCATCAGCTCCAAGCCCACCATCGTCACCAAGAACCCCCAGTTCATGGATGTGATTGGTCAGAAGATGGGGCTCAGTGCTAGTGACCTAACCAAGCTCAACCGTCTTTACAACTGCA CCAAGTCTTCTACCTTTGTGGACAGCTGTGACTTTGAGGAGGAGAACATTTGTGGGATGATTCAGGCTCCTGGCCACGCAAAGTGGGAACGACGTAGTAGTGCCCGTGGAGGGCCTAAGACTGACTTCTCCAACATGGGACAGTGCAAAG GAAAAGGCTACTTCATGCACTTCCGCACAGCCTCTGCTACATGTGGTGCCCGTGCTTTCCTGGAGAGTCGTTGGCTTTACCCCAAACCTGGTGCCCAGTGTCTGCAGTTCTTCCTTTATAACAGCGGGGCAGCTGATGATGTTCTCAATATCCAGGTGCGACAGTATGACAAGGCCAACCCCAGCGGTAAACTAAAGCTCTTCAAGAGAATTTCAG GAGGTGTCAAGGGCTCCTGGGAACTGCATAACATCAATCTGAATATGACACAGAAGGCCCGTGTGGTTTTTGAGGGTGTGAGGGGAAAGAAACCCTCAAAAGGAGGTTTCTCTTTGgatgacattaacctgtcatccACCAAGTGTCCCCAACACACCTGGCACATCCGCAACATTACAGGCCTGCTAGCCACCACACCAGCAGGAGAAAAATTGTACAGCCCTCGCTTTCTGTCACCAGCTGGTTACTCCTTCCAG GTAGGTGTGTACATGAACGGAACAAGTGACCATCCAGGGTACTTGGCCACCTTCTTCCACCTGACTTCAGGCCCCAATGACTACAAACTCAAGTGGCCATGTCCGTGGCAGCAGGCAACTCTGGCCCTGATGGATCAGCAATCTGACATCAGACAGCAAATGAACATGCACAAAATGCTCACCACTGACCCCGACATGAAGTTCTCTGATG GCACTGAGTACTTCTGGGATAATCCCAGGAAAGTGGGCTCTAAAGTGTGTGAGTCTGATGGCAGCTTTTACTATCGAGGCCCAGGCTACGGAACGACTGCCTTCATCAGCCACAGCAGACTAAAGAGCAGAAACTTCATCAAAGGAGACGATGCCTTCTTCCTCTTCAGTCTGGAAG ATATATCTGATCTGTTGGTATCTCAGCCTCTTCCCCGCTCTGCAGTCCGACCTGATGCAGGTCTGATGAAGGCTGCAGACCAAGGTGCTCTGCAGGCAGCTGCTAATAATCCCATGCTGCTTACAGCTGTGGCAACATCTGTGGCAACAGCCATGTTGGTGGTTTGTGTGCTGATCATAGGGAACACCTgggggatgaggaggaggagacagcagATCGACAAGGTGGCGATCCTACAGGATATACCTGGATTCATGGTATTAAACATTAGG CAGCCATCCCAACATTTTACATCTCCTCTCACCACTCCATGA
- the LOC117264509 gene encoding meprin A subunit beta-like isoform X2, whose amino-acid sequence MALRCIILFYGLGLATAKLTGDTETDVDEGHDWDIFDINEAAGLNLLEGDIEQDKTFRNTIIGDKYRWPTTVPYYLEDSLEMNAKGVILKAFDQYRLKTCLDFTPWKTEKNYISVYKGSGCSSHVGNQRVGKQQLSIGKNCDTLGIVEHEFLHALGFWHEQSRADRDDYITIMWGNIKSGEEHNFIKYNDTVSSALGVPYDYGSVMHYAKTSFSISSKPTIVTKNPQFMDVIGQKMGLSASDLTKLNRLYNCTKSSTFVDSCDFEEENICGMIQAPGHAKWERRSSARGGPKTDFSNMGQCKGKGYFMHFRTASATCGARAFLESRWLYPKPGAQCLQFFLYNSGAADDVLNIQVRQYDKANPSGKLKLFKRISGGVKGSWELHNINLNMTQKARVVFEGVRGKKPSKGGFSLDDINLSSTKCPQHTWHIRNITGLLATTPAGEKLYSPRFLSPAGYSFQVGVYMNGTSDHPGYLATFFHLTSGPNDYKLKWPCPWQQATLALMDQQSDIRQQMNMHKMLTTDPDMKFSDGTEYFWDNPRKVGSKVCESDGSFYYRGPGYGTTAFISHSRLKSRNFIKGDDAFFLFSLEDISDLLVSQPLPRSAVRPDAGLMKAADQGALQAAANNPMLLTAVATSVATAMLVVCVLIIGNTWGMRRRRQQIDKVAILQDIPGFMQPSQHFTSPLTTP is encoded by the exons ATGGCACTCAGGTGCATCATTCTGTTCTATGGCCTTGGACTG GCAACAGCTAAGCTTACAGGTGATACAG AAACTGATGTTGATGAAGGTCATGACTGGGACATCTTTGACATCAATGAAG CTGCAGGGCTGAACCTGCTGGAAGGAGATATCGAACAGGACAAA ACATTCAGAAACACCATCATAGGAGACAAGTACCGCTGGCCAACAACCGTTCCCTACTACCTAGAGGACAGCCTGG AGATGAATGCAAAGGGAGTGATCCTGAAGGCATTTGACCAGTACAGACTGAAGACCTGCCTTGACTTCACACCATGGAAAACAGAGAAGAACTACATCTCTGTGTACAAAGGGAGCGG ATGCTCCTCCCATGTAGGCAACCAGCGTGTGGGGAAGCAGCAGCTGTCCATTGGTAAAAACTGTGATACTCTAGGAATTGTTGAGCATGAGTTCCTGCACGCTCTGGGCTTCTGGCACGAGCAGTCCAGAGCTGACCGTGATGATTACATCACCATCATGTGGGGAAACATCAAATCAG GTGAAGAGCACAACTTCATAAAATACAATGACACAGTGTCCAGCGCGCTCGGCGTTCCCTACGACTACGGCTCTGTCATGCACTACGCCAAGACATCCTTCAGCATCAGCTCCAAGCCCACCATCGTCACCAAGAACCCCCAGTTCATGGATGTGATTGGTCAGAAGATGGGGCTCAGTGCTAGTGACCTAACCAAGCTCAACCGTCTTTACAACTGCA CCAAGTCTTCTACCTTTGTGGACAGCTGTGACTTTGAGGAGGAGAACATTTGTGGGATGATTCAGGCTCCTGGCCACGCAAAGTGGGAACGACGTAGTAGTGCCCGTGGAGGGCCTAAGACTGACTTCTCCAACATGGGACAGTGCAAAG GAAAAGGCTACTTCATGCACTTCCGCACAGCCTCTGCTACATGTGGTGCCCGTGCTTTCCTGGAGAGTCGTTGGCTTTACCCCAAACCTGGTGCCCAGTGTCTGCAGTTCTTCCTTTATAACAGCGGGGCAGCTGATGATGTTCTCAATATCCAGGTGCGACAGTATGACAAGGCCAACCCCAGCGGTAAACTAAAGCTCTTCAAGAGAATTTCAG GAGGTGTCAAGGGCTCCTGGGAACTGCATAACATCAATCTGAATATGACACAGAAGGCCCGTGTGGTTTTTGAGGGTGTGAGGGGAAAGAAACCCTCAAAAGGAGGTTTCTCTTTGgatgacattaacctgtcatccACCAAGTGTCCCCAACACACCTGGCACATCCGCAACATTACAGGCCTGCTAGCCACCACACCAGCAGGAGAAAAATTGTACAGCCCTCGCTTTCTGTCACCAGCTGGTTACTCCTTCCAG GTAGGTGTGTACATGAACGGAACAAGTGACCATCCAGGGTACTTGGCCACCTTCTTCCACCTGACTTCAGGCCCCAATGACTACAAACTCAAGTGGCCATGTCCGTGGCAGCAGGCAACTCTGGCCCTGATGGATCAGCAATCTGACATCAGACAGCAAATGAACATGCACAAAATGCTCACCACTGACCCCGACATGAAGTTCTCTGATG GCACTGAGTACTTCTGGGATAATCCCAGGAAAGTGGGCTCTAAAGTGTGTGAGTCTGATGGCAGCTTTTACTATCGAGGCCCAGGCTACGGAACGACTGCCTTCATCAGCCACAGCAGACTAAAGAGCAGAAACTTCATCAAAGGAGACGATGCCTTCTTCCTCTTCAGTCTGGAAG ATATATCTGATCTGTTGGTATCTCAGCCTCTTCCCCGCTCTGCAGTCCGACCTGATGCAGGTCTGATGAAGGCTGCAGACCAAGGTGCTCTGCAGGCAGCTGCTAATAATCCCATGCTGCTTACAGCTGTGGCAACATCTGTGGCAACAGCCATGTTGGTGGTTTGTGTGCTGATCATAGGGAACACCTgggggatgaggaggaggagacagcagATCGACAAGGTGGCGATCCTACAGGATATACCTGGATTCATG CAGCCATCCCAACATTTTACATCTCCTCTCACCACTCCATGA